Proteins from one Juglans microcarpa x Juglans regia isolate MS1-56 chromosome 6S, Jm3101_v1.0, whole genome shotgun sequence genomic window:
- the LOC121237525 gene encoding general transcription and DNA repair factor IIH helicase subunit XPB1 — protein sequence MGHGEKGRPAKKHKSSAKEGHRKITEVEDAFFGEEVDDDRDAEREGKKRDFSKLELKPDHANRPLWACADGRIFLETFSTLYKQAYDFLIAIAEPVCRPESMHEYNLTPHSLYAAVSVGLATETIIAVLSKLSKTKLPKEMVDFIHASTANYGKVKLVLKKNRYFVESPFPEVLKKLLKDEVISRARINSEGSNGSDGFTISKSIGEIGTGHEDLLNGAEVSTAVEQKETHAFEIDPSQVENVKQRCLPNALNYPMLEEYDFRNDTVNPDLNMDLKPEAQPRPYQEKSLTKMFGNGRARSGIIVLPCGAGKSLVGVSAACRIKKSCLCLATNAVSVDQWAFQFKLWSSIGDDQICRFTSDSKERFRGNAGVVVTTYNMVAFGGKRSEESEKIIEEIRNREWGLLLMDEVHVVPAHMFRKVISITKSHCKLGLTATLVREDERITDLNFLIGPKLYEANWLDLVKGGFIANVQCAEVWCPMTKEFFAEYLKKENSKKKQALYVMNPNKFRACEFLIRFHEQQRGDKIIVFADNLFALTEYAMKLRKPMIYGATSHVERTKILGAFKTSKEVNTIFLSKVGDNSIDIPEANVIIQISSHAGSRRQEAQRLGRILRAKGKLQDRMAGGKEEYNAFFYSLVSTDTQEMYYSSKRQQFLIDQGYSFKVITSLPPPDTGADLSYHSLDEQLALLGKVLSAGDDAVGLEQLEEDADDIALHKGRRLMGSMSAMSGANGMVYMEYSTGQKHRQGLLKSKPKDPARRHHLFKKRFT from the exons ATGGGACACG GTGAAAAAGGCCGACCCGCCAAAAAGCACAAATCATCGGCGAAGGAAGGTCACAGGAAAATTACCGAGGTCGAAGACGCCTTTTTTGGCGAAGAAGTCGACGACGATCGCGATG ccgagagagaagggaagaaGAGAGATTTTAGCAAATTAGAGTTGAAGCCGGATCATGCTAATAGGCCTTTGTGGGCTTGCGCCGATGGCCGCATTTTCCTCGAAACCTTCTCGACTTTGTATAAACAAGCTTACGATTTTCTTATCGCTATCGCCGAACCCGTTTGCCG GCCGGAGTCGATGCACGAGTACAACCTGACCCCGCACTCGCTGTATGCTGCGGTGTCTGTTGGTCTTGCAACGGAAACAATTATAGCTGTTTTGAGTAAACTATCAAAGACCAAGCTGCCTAAGGAAATGGTTGATTTCATACATGCTTCCACGGCCAATTATGGCAAAGTAAAGCTTGTGCTTAAGAAGAATCGATACTTTGTCGAATCCCCATTTCCGGAG GTCTTGAAGAAGTTGCTCAAGGATGAAGTTATTTCCCGGGCAAGGATCAATTCTGAG GGCTCAAATGGAAGTGATGGATTTACAATTAGCAAATCGATTGGTGAAATTGGAACTGGTCATGAGGATTTACTTAATGGAGCAGAAGTGTCGACTGCAGTGGAACAAAAAGAAACTCATGCATTTGAAATTGACCCTTCTCAG GTTGAGAATGTAAAGCAACGTTGCTTGCCAAATGCTTTAAATTACCCCATGTTGGAGGAGTACGACTTCAGAAATGATACC GTCAACCCTGACCTCAACATGGACCTGAAGCCTGAAGCACAACCACGGCCATATCAGGAAAAGAGCCTTACTAAAATGTTTGGAAATG GTAGAGCTAGATCTGGAATTATTGTACTACCTTGTGGTGCTGGAAAGTCTCTAGTGGGTGTCTCTGCAGCCTGCCGAATAAAAAAAAGCTGTCTTTGCTTAGCAACAAATGCTGTTTCGGTGGATCAATGGGCTTTTCAGTTCAAACTGTGGTCATCCATCGGTGATGATCAAATTTGTCGTTTCACATCTGATAGCAAAGAAAGATTTCGTGGCAATGCTGGGGTGGTTGTGACGACATATAACATGGTTGCTTTTGGTGGTAAACGGTCTGAAGAATCTGAAAAGATTAttgaagaaataagaaatagagAATGGGGATTGCTTCTCATGGATGAG GTGCATGTGGTTCCTGCTCACATGTTTCGAAAGGTCATCAGCATCACTAAATCCCACTGTAAACTTGGACTCACTG CCACGCTTGTGAGAGAGGATGAAAGGATTACAGATCTAAACTTCCTTATCGGTCCCAAATTGTATGAAGCAAACTGGTTGGATCTAGTGAAAGGTGGATTTATAGCAAATGTACAGTGTGCTGAAGTATGGTGTCCAATGACAAAGGAGTTTTTCGCAGAATATTTGAAGaaagaaaactccaaaaaaaagcAG GCACTTTATGTGATGAACCCAAATAAGTTTAGGGCATGCGAGTTTCTCATAAGGTTTCATGAACAGCAACGTGGTGATAAGATAATTGTCTTTGCTGACAATCTTTTTGCACTCACGGAGTATGCGATGAAACTACGCAAACCTATGATCTATGGTGCTACAAG CCATGTTGAGAGGACAAAAATTCTTGGAGCTTTCAAAACTAGCAAGGAAGTAAACACTATTTTCCTGTCCAAG GTGGGTGATAATTCGATAGATATTCCTGAGGCAAATGTTATAATTCAGATTTCTTCACATGCTGGTTCAAGACGTCAAGAGGCCCAACGTCTGGGCCGTATTCTCAGGGCCAAG GGTAAACTTCAGGACAGGATGGCAGGAGGTAAAGAGGAGTATAATGCATTTTTCTATTCCCTTGTGTCAACAGATACACAG GAGATGTACTACTCAAGTAAAAGGCAACAGTTTTTGATTGATCAAGGTTATAGCTTTAAG GTAATAACAAGCTTGCCTCCACCTGATACTGGAGCTGATTTAAGTTACCACAGTCTAGATGAACAATTGGCACTTCTCGGAAAG GTGTTGAGTGCGGGTGATGATGCGGTCGGTTTGGAGCAATTAGAAGAAGATGCAGATGACATAGCTCTTCATAAGGGCCGTCGATTAATGGGATCCATGAGTGCTATGTCAGGTGCAAATGGGATGGTTTATATGGAATACAG TACCGGGCAAAAACATCGGCAAGGCCTGCTCAAGAGTAAACCCAAAGATCCTGCGAGGCGACATCATCTGTTCAAGAAACGCTTTACTTAA
- the LOC121237597 gene encoding uncharacterized protein LOC121237597 isoform X1 translates to MELPCHPSRRKMETQSGGLMQEQNLNSHCRGDSVIKSTNVYKKKTVSVGSRRALADLSNSAKPSTCLPSKNHSLKLGAVDAEHGVCKPTYISGGKINVLSELNSGKPSMLQASKKKHLNKLSTNNEETNVSKPRSPVKGEINVHDPTACQELKSHQFNAQGKVNSRKALANISNRESLSVHQALKINHSKKLSSVADEQFLHDHKGCVKSRTRAADMECFMRTLGLDDDSSMPLSFESELLEQRRGKVESPLRNWETMEMVELPKEIQTPFQHRTLELLDMNCSSQQCRTFKSPKFALMNTPKLSSVLNPLNFE, encoded by the exons ATGG AATTACCTTGCCATCCTAgtagaagaaaaatggaaactCAATCTGGCGGCTTGATGCAAGAGCAGAATTTGAACTCCCATTGTAGAG GGGATTCAGTTATAAAGAGTACTAATGTATATAAAAAGAAGACTGTATCAGTTGGCAGTCGAAGAGCACTCGCTGACCTTTCAAATTCAGCAAAACCCTCTACATGCCTGCCATCAAAGAACCATTCCCTTAAGCTTGGTGCTGTTGATGCAGAACATGGTGTATGCAAGCCAACATATATCTCTGGAGGAAAGATCAATGTCCTTAGTGAGTTAAACTCCGGGAAACCCTCTATGCTTCAGGCTTCAAAGAAGAAACATTTGAATAAGTTGAGTACTAACAACGAAGAGACTAATGTTTCTAAGCCTAGATCTCCTGTCAAGGGAGAGATTAATGTTCATGATCCCACGGCCTGTCAGGAATTAAAGAGCCATCAGTTTAATGCTCAAGGGAAAGTAAATAGCAGGAAAGCACTTGCAAACATTTCGAATCGAGAAAGTTTATCTGTGCATCAAGCTTTAAAAATTAATCATTCCAAGAAGCTTAGTTCTGTTGCGGATGAACAATTCCTACACGATCATAAAGGGTGTGTTAAATCAAGAACAAGGGCTGCTGATATGGAATGCTTTATGAGGACtcttggattggatgatg ATTCTTCAATGCCATTATCATTTGAAAGCGAGCTTTTAGAACAGAGGCGAGGAAAG GTTGAGAGCCCCCTTCGGAATTGGGAAACTATGGAGATGGTTGAGCtcccaaaagaaattcaaaCTCCCTTTCAACACAGGACACTTGAGCTGCTGGATATGAATTGTTCTTCACAGCAATGCAGGACATTTAAGTCTCCAAAATTTGCATTAATGAACACGCCAAAGCTTTCCTCAGTGTTGAATCCTCTCAACTTTGAGTAA
- the LOC121237591 gene encoding zinc finger protein CONSTANS-LIKE 2-like, with the protein MSSDYFLFDDPFYLNSSSDMVSSDGDLPYLPDSTFDIFQAISDSQNHHNPVDESRSFDRYSSTLLSSSPSQQFESLNLYQSTHFQCLPNGLDLQNGFGNLSGLENLEVKNEECQMGFESFFNQTFAPHSYSGGAENVAKLMQRSYSSNCFDGKPRFLYQPRFDTFMESSNFRKHDLSPPERSLFSGQMRRVCSTGDLQNIKAAHTAHRSSSSPLAMESSFIEEANSKVGRYSAEERKERISKYKAKRTQRNFNKTIKYACRKTLADNRPRIRGRFARNDETGEIPKAACSTSVEDEDDLWLEGMHEDNGTVRMAQFGNTFGATQIHYYGFR; encoded by the exons ATGTCTTCGGATTACTTCCTTTTTGATGACCCTTTCTACCTTAATTCAAGCTCAGACATGGTCTCCTCAGATGGAGACCTGCCCTACCTCCCTGACTCAACCTTTGATATTTTTCAGGCAATTTCAGACAGCCAAAACCATCATAACCCAGTTGATGAATCTCGCTCCTTTGACCGATACTCCTCTACgctcctctcctcctctccaaGCCAGCAATTCGAGAGTTTGAACCTTTACCAGTCTACCCATTTTCAGTGTTTACCGAATGGTTTGGATTTGCAAAATGGGTTTGGGAATTTGTCTGGCTTGGAGAATTTGGAGGTAAAAAATGAGGAATGTCAAATGGGTTTCGAGTCTTTTTTCAACCAGACCTTTGCTCCTCACAGTTACAGCGGTGGGGCTGAGAATGTGGCTAAGTTGATGCAGAGGAGCTATAGCAGTAATTGTTTTGATGGAAAGCCTCGTTTTCTATACCAGCCTCGCTTTGATACTTTCATGGAATCCTCAAATTTTCGGAAACATGACCTGAGTCCTCCTGAAAGAAGCCTTTTCAGCGGACAAATGAGGAGGGTTTGCAGCACAGGAGATTTGCAG AATATCAAAGCAGCTCATACCGCCCACAGATCCTCCTCAAGTCCTTTGGCTATGGAGAGCTCATTCATAGAGGAAGCGAATTCCAAAGTAGGTCGTTACAGTgcagaagagagaaaagagaggattTCCAAATACAAGGCCAAAAGAACCCAGAGGAACTTCAATAAGACCATTAAG TACGCCTGTCGAAAAACACTAGCCGACAACCGACCCCGCATACGTGGCAGATTCGCACGCAACGATGAAACCGGTGAGATCCCCAAGGCTGCATGTTCAACCAGCGTTGAAGACGAAGATGATCTCTGG CTCGAGGGGATGCATGAAGACAATGGAACAGTGAGAATGGCACAGTTTGGGAACACTTTTGGAGCCACACAGATACATTACTACGGATTCCGATGA
- the LOC121237597 gene encoding uncharacterized protein LOC121237597 isoform X2 gives METQSGGLMQEQNLNSHCRGDSVIKSTNVYKKKTVSVGSRRALADLSNSAKPSTCLPSKNHSLKLGAVDAEHGVCKPTYISGGKINVLSELNSGKPSMLQASKKKHLNKLSTNNEETNVSKPRSPVKGEINVHDPTACQELKSHQFNAQGKVNSRKALANISNRESLSVHQALKINHSKKLSSVADEQFLHDHKGCVKSRTRAADMECFMRTLGLDDDSSMPLSFESELLEQRRGKVESPLRNWETMEMVELPKEIQTPFQHRTLELLDMNCSSQQCRTFKSPKFALMNTPKLSSVLNPLNFE, from the exons atggaaactCAATCTGGCGGCTTGATGCAAGAGCAGAATTTGAACTCCCATTGTAGAG GGGATTCAGTTATAAAGAGTACTAATGTATATAAAAAGAAGACTGTATCAGTTGGCAGTCGAAGAGCACTCGCTGACCTTTCAAATTCAGCAAAACCCTCTACATGCCTGCCATCAAAGAACCATTCCCTTAAGCTTGGTGCTGTTGATGCAGAACATGGTGTATGCAAGCCAACATATATCTCTGGAGGAAAGATCAATGTCCTTAGTGAGTTAAACTCCGGGAAACCCTCTATGCTTCAGGCTTCAAAGAAGAAACATTTGAATAAGTTGAGTACTAACAACGAAGAGACTAATGTTTCTAAGCCTAGATCTCCTGTCAAGGGAGAGATTAATGTTCATGATCCCACGGCCTGTCAGGAATTAAAGAGCCATCAGTTTAATGCTCAAGGGAAAGTAAATAGCAGGAAAGCACTTGCAAACATTTCGAATCGAGAAAGTTTATCTGTGCATCAAGCTTTAAAAATTAATCATTCCAAGAAGCTTAGTTCTGTTGCGGATGAACAATTCCTACACGATCATAAAGGGTGTGTTAAATCAAGAACAAGGGCTGCTGATATGGAATGCTTTATGAGGACtcttggattggatgatg ATTCTTCAATGCCATTATCATTTGAAAGCGAGCTTTTAGAACAGAGGCGAGGAAAG GTTGAGAGCCCCCTTCGGAATTGGGAAACTATGGAGATGGTTGAGCtcccaaaagaaattcaaaCTCCCTTTCAACACAGGACACTTGAGCTGCTGGATATGAATTGTTCTTCACAGCAATGCAGGACATTTAAGTCTCCAAAATTTGCATTAATGAACACGCCAAAGCTTTCCTCAGTGTTGAATCCTCTCAACTTTGAGTAA
- the LOC121237627 gene encoding serine/arginine-rich splicing factor SR45a-like — protein MSYSREGRSVSPRGSISPSRRHRLRSRSLLRSRRSRSRSHESDDATNPGNNLYVTGLSTRVTTSDVEKYFGREGKVLDCHLVTDPHTRESRGFGFVTMETNEGAGRCIKYLNRSVFEGRLITVEKAKRKRGRTPTPGRYHGLRDNRRGHGRRRSRSHSPRRWGGDRDPYSRGRRGRSRSPYSSRRIDDNDSYRRRKERSWSAGGSRYIR, from the exons ATGTCATACTCAAGGGAAGGAAG GTCTGTCTCGCCTCGAGGCTCTATTTCACCTAGTAGACGTCATCGTTTGAGGTCGAGGTCATTGTTGAGGTCGAGGAGAAGTCGGTCCAG GAGTCACGAATCCGATGATGCAACCAATCCTGGGAATAATTTGTATGTAACAGGATTGTCAACAAGAGTTACTACCAGTGACGTTGAAAAGTATTTTGGCAGGGAGGGAAAG GTTTTGGATTGCCATCTGGTGACAGATCCTCACACTAGAGAATCCCGTGGATTTGGCTTTGTCACCATGGAAACGAATGAGGGTGCTGGGCGCTGTATCAAGTATTTGAATCGTTCAGTTTTTGAAGGTCGATTGATTACTGTGGAAAAG GCAAAAAGGAAGCGTGGCAGGACACCAACACCAGGAAGGTATCATGGTTTAAGAGATAATAGACGAG GACATGGACGTCGAAGGTCTCGTAGCCATTCGCCTCGTCGATGGGGGGGAGACAGGGATCCCTACTCAAGGGGCCGGCGAGGAAGATCACGCTCTCCATATAGTAGTAGGAGGATTGATGATAATGACTCATACAGGAGGCGGAAGGAACGTTCCTGGTCAGCAGGCGGTAGTCGCTACAtcagataa
- the LOC121237519 gene encoding beta-adaptin-like protein C, translated as MSGHDSKYFSTTKKGEIPELKEELNSQYKDKRKDAVKKVIAAMTVGKDVSSLFTDVVNCMQTENLELKKLVYLYLINYAKSQPDLAILAVNTFVKDSQDPNPLIRALAVRTMGCIRVDKITEYLCDPLQRCLKDDDPYVRKTAAICVAKLYDINAELVEDRGFLESLKDLISDNNPMVVANAVAALAEIQENSNSPVFEITSHTLSKLLTALNECTEWGQVFILDALSRYKAADAREAENIVERVTPRLQHANCAVVLSAVKMILQQMELITSTDVVRNLCKKMAPPLVTLLSAEPEIQYVALRNINLIVQRRPTILAHEIKVFFCKYNDPIYVKMEKLEIMIKLASDRNIDQVLLEFKEYATEVDVDFVRKAVRAIGRCAIKLERAAERCISVLLELIKIKVNYVVQEAIIVIKDIFRRYPNTYESIIATLCESLDTLDEPEAKASMIWIIGEYAERIDNADELLESFLESFPEEPAQVQLQLLTATVKLFLKKPTEGPQQMIQVVLNNATVETDNPDLRDRAYIYWRLLSTDPEAAKDVVLAEKPVISDDSNQLDSTLLDELLANIATLSSVYHKPPETFVTRVKTTAQRTEDDDYPEGSETGYSESSSHAADGVASPPTSSSSVPYSVARQPAPAPAPAPPAPVPDLLGDLIGLDNNAIVPIDQPVAPSGPPLPVLLPASSGQGLQICAQLTRQDGQIFYSLLFENGSQIPLDGFMIQFNKNTFGLAAAGPLQVPLLQPGASARTLLPMVMFQNMSQGPPSSLLQVAVKNNQQPVSYFNDKIPLQAFFTEDGRMERGSFLETWRSLPDSNEISKDFPDIVVNSMEATLDRLAASNIFFIAKRKHANQDVFYFSAKIPRGVPFLIELTTVIGTPGVKCAIKTPGPEMAPLFFEAIETLLKG; from the exons ATGAGCGGCCACGACTCCAAGTACTTCTCCACCACCAAGAAGGGTGAAATTCCTGAGCTCAAAGAGGAGCTCAATTCTCAGTACAAG GATAAGAGAAAAGATGCTGTCAAGAAGGTGATTGCTGCAATGACTGTTGGGAAGGATGTTTCATCTTTGTTCACGGACGTGGTGAATTGCATGCAAACCGAGAATTTGGAGTTGAAAAAGCTTGTTTATCTGTATCTTATTAATTATGCTAAAAGTCAACCTGACCTAGCAATTCTCGCAGTAAATACATTTGTGAAG GATTCACAGGATCCAAATCCTTTGATTCGAGCTTTGGCTGTGCGGACAATGGGATGCATACGTGTTGATAAAATCACAGAGTATTTGTGTGATCCCCTCCAGAGGTGTCTTAAG gATGACGATCCATATGTTCGCAAGACTGCAGCCATATGTGTCGCAAAACTTTATGACATAAATGCTGAGTTAGTTGAGGACAGAGGCTTTTTGGAATCTCTCAAGGATTTGATATCTGATAATAATCCAATGGTTGTTGCAAATGCTGTGGCTGCTCTTGCAGAGATACAGGAGAACAGCAACAGTCCTGTTTTTGAGATCACCAGTCATACGCTCTCAAAGCTACTTACTGCCTTAAATGAATGCACTGA GTGGGGCCAAGTTTTTATCTTGGATGCTCTTTCCAGATACAAGGCAGCTGATGCTCGTGAAGCTGAAAATATAGTTGAGCGAGTTACACCACGGCTACAACACGCTAACTGTGCAGTTGTACTTTCAGCTGTCAAG ATGATCCTCCAACAAATGGAACTTATCACCAGTACGGATGTGGTTCGAAATCTTTGCAAAAAGATGGCTCCTCCTCTTGTGACATTACTTTCTGCAGAACCTGAGATACAATATGTTGCATTGCGAAACATCAATCTTATAGTACAAAGACGCCCAACAATCCTTGCCCATGAAATTAAG GTGTTTTTCTGCAAGTACAATGACCCAATCTATGTGAAAATGGAGAAATTAGAAATCATGATAAAGCTTGCTTCTGACAGAAATATAGACCAG GTTCTTTTGGAATTCAAAGAGTATGCAACGGAAGTAGATGTCGATTTTGTCAGAAAGGCTGTTCGTGCTATTGGTCGCTGTGCCATCAAGTTAGAAAGAGCTGCTGAGCGATGCATAAGTGTTTTGCTCGAACTGATCAAGATTAAAGTAAACTATGTGGTTCAAGAGGCAATTATAGTCATTAAAGATATCTTTAGAAGATACCCCAACAC CTATGAGTCTATCATTGCAACACTCTGTGAAAGCTTGGACACTTTAGATGAGCCAGAAGCTAAG GCATCAATGATCTGGATAATTGGCGAATATGCAGAAAGAATTGACAATGCTGACGAGCTTCTTGAGAGTTTTTTGGAGAGTTTCCCAGAAGAGCCTGCACAAGTCCAACTGCAGTTGCTGACTGCAACAGTTAAACTTTTTCTTAAGAAGCCGACTGAAGGCCCACAGCAAATGATTCAG GTCGTTTTGAATAATGCCACTGTGGAGACGGACAACCCTGACCTGCGGGATCGTGCATACATATATTGGCGGCTCTTGTCAACTGATCCTGAG GCAGCTAAGGATGTTGTGTTAGCTGAGAAACCTGTGATAAGTGATGATTCAAACCAACTTGATTCAACTCTTTTGGATGAGCTTCTCGCCAACATTGCCACACTATCTTCTGTGTATCACAAGCCCCCAGAAACATTTGTTACCCGTGTGAAGACCACGGCCCAGAGAACTGAAGATGATGACTATCCTGAGGGGAGTGAAACGGGATACTCTGAGTCATCTTCTCATGCAGCTGATGGTGTTGCATCACCTCCAACTAGTTCAAGTAGTGTTCCATATTCTGTTGCAAGGCAACCAGCTCCTGCACCTGCACCTGCACCTCCAGCTCCTGTGCCAGATTTGCTTGGTGATCTGATAGGCCTTGACAATAATGCTATTGTTCCTATTGATCAGCCTGTTGCTCCTTCTGG CCCTCCATTGCCTGTTTTACTACCAGCATCATCTGGCCAGGGTTTACAAATCTGTGCACAGCTGACACGGCAGGACGGTCAAATATTTTACagtttattatttgagaatGGCTCACAAATTCCGCTTGATGGGTTCATGATTCAGTTTAACAAGAATACATTTGGTCTTGCTGCTGCTGGGCCTTTGCAG GTTCCACTTTTGCAACCTGGGGCATCAGCTAGGACTCTTCTGCCCATGGTTATGTTTCAGAATATGTCTCAAGGTCCCCCAAGCTCACTTTTGCAGGTTGCTGTGAAAAACAATCAACAGCCAGTGTCCTACTTCAATGATAAAATTCCATTGCAAGCGTTCTTTACCGAGGATGGAAGAATGGAGCGTGGTAGCTTCCTTGAG ACATGGAGGTCCCTTCCTGATTCAAATGAGATTTCCAAGGACTTTCCTGACATTGTGGTGAACAGCATGGAAGCTACTCTAGACCGGCTGGCTGCATCAAACATCTTCTTTATTGCAAAGCGCAAGCACGCAAACCAGGATGTATTCTATTTCTCTGCTAAAATCCCTCGAGGGGTGCCATTTTTGATCGAACTCACTACTGTCATCGGAACCCCTGGGGTCAAGTGTGCGATCAAGACTCCAGGCCCAGAAATGGCGCCTCTGTTCTTTGAAGCCATAGAGACTCTCCTCAAGGGTTGA